Proteins found in one Arachis stenosperma cultivar V10309 chromosome 8, arast.V10309.gnm1.PFL2, whole genome shotgun sequence genomic segment:
- the LOC130945155 gene encoding probable protein phosphatase 2C 12, with translation MSGHGEHHSVPLSVLLKRELVNEKIEKPEIVYGQASQSKKGEDFILLKNECQRVMGDGVSTFSVFGLFDGHNGTAAAIYAKENLLNNILSAIPSDLNRDEWIAALPRALVAGFVKTDKDFQQKAKTSGTTVTFVILEGWVVTVASVGDSRCVLEPAEGGIHYLSADHRLETNAEERVRITCSGGEVGRLNTGGGAEVGPLRCWPGGLCLSRSIGDADVGEFIVPVPYVKQVKLSSAGGRLVISSDGVWDSLTPEVALDCCRGMSAEAAAPQIVNEALQAKGLRDDTTCIVVDILPQEQPHTSVRTQKKPMKGIMKIFRKKCSESSSHTNKEYVEPDIVRELYEEGSAMLSERLETKYPLCNMFKLFICAVCQVEIKPGEGISIHAGKTNPGKLRPWDGPFLCSSCQEKKEAMEGLRKSGRHRGSDSDD, from the exons ATGTCTGGTCATGGTGAACACCATAGCGTTCCCCTTTCGGTGCTGCTGAAGCGCGAATTGGTGAACGAGAAAATCGAGAAGCCGGAGATTGTGTACGGCCAAGCCAGCCAGAGCAAGAAAGGAGAGGATTTTATTCTGCTCAAGAACGAATGCCAGAGGGTCATGGGAGATGGCGTCTCCACATTTTCTGTTTTCGGG CTATTTGATGGTCACAATGGAACTGCTGCTGCTATTTATGCTAAGGAGAATCTTCTAAACAACATTTTAAGTGCAATTCCTTCAGATCTTAACAGAGATGAGTGGATAGCAGCATTGCCCAGGGCTTTGGTTGCAGGATTTGTGAAAACTGACAAAGATTTTCAACAGAAAG CAAAAACATCGGGAACAACTGTAACCTTTGTGATTCTTGAAGGATGGGTGGTAACAGTTGCATCAGTCGGTGATTCGCGTTGCGTACTTGAACCTGCTGAAGGTGGTATTCATTACTTGTCAGCGGATCATAGACTTGAAACCAATGCAGAAGA GAGGGTCCGCATAACCTGTAGCGGGGGTGAGGTTGGCCGGCTAAATACAGGTGGAGGAGCAGAG GTTGGCCCTTTGAGATGTTGGCCTGGTGGCTTGTGTCTTTCGAGATCCATTGGTGATGCAGATGTTGGTGAATTTATTGTTCCTGTACCATATGTAAAGCAAGTGAAG CTTTCTAGTGCCGGAGGAAGGCTTGTTATCAGCAGTGATGGTGTCTGGGACTCTCTAACTCCAGAAGTGGCCTTGGATTGTTGTCGTGGCATGTCAGCAGAGGCTGCAGCACCACAAATTGTGAAT GAAGCTTTACAAGCAAAGGGTCTTAGAGATGACACAACCTGCATTGTTGTTGATATATTACCCCAAGAGCAGCCGCATACTTCTGTACGAACTCAAAAGAAACCGATGAAAGGAATTATGAAGATCTTCCGCAAAAAGTGCTCTGAATCATCATCTCATACCAACAAAGAATATGTAGAGCCAGATATTGTACGGGAGCTCTATGAGGAAGGTTCTGCTATGCTTTCAGAGAG GTTAGAGACAAAATATCCACTCTGCAACATGTTCAAGTTGTTTATCTGTGCTGTGTGTCAAGTAGAGATCAAACCAGGGGAGGGTATCTCAATACATGCAGGGAAGACCAACCCTGGAAAATTGCGTCCATGGGATGGACCTTTTCTTTGCTCAAGTTGCCAAGAGAAGAAGGAAGCCATGGAAGGGTTACGGAAATCAG GAAGACATCGCGGCAGTGACAGTGACGACTAA
- the LOC130943918 gene encoding BRI1 kinase inhibitor 1-like — translation METHHHQQHQKQIEARQEDKEAKQILLPKPSSPPPSQSSSPSHEFSFTISLHSSSTNKAPPPSLAIDLSPADEIFFHGHLLPLHLLSHLPSSPRFSTTSMESLTVPVPIRDFLLEDNENTYNKEISRSSCGHSNRSNITLDERIGNNFIEEDNNVIKRGTMEEESKSNNNNNNNKHSSFSLFGLSKGRKVCQVSNKEELDKEKQQKRKLGFDVIHALKRLFRGRREREKVGLHESAYSSHSGNLMRKKKPELRGIRRGECSSAPASMRASPTNSGLLLATATTLPTSAANDSTMEELQAAIQAAIAHCKNSIAKEDNNLIKCTS, via the coding sequence ATGGAAACACACCATCATCAGCAGCACCAAAAACAAATTGAAGCAAGGCAAGAAGATAAAGAAGCAAAGCAAATACTGTTACCAAAACCTTCTTCACCACCACCTTCACAATCTTCCTCCCCTTCTCATGAATTCTCCTTCACAATCTCTCTCCATTCTTCTTCCACCAACAAAGCTCCACCACCTTCCCTTGCAATAGATTTATCTCCTGCTGACGAAATTTTCTTCCATGGCCACTTGCTTCCCCTCCACCTCCTATCTCACCTCCCTTCATCACCTCGATTCTCCACCACTTCCATGGAAAGCCTCACTGTCCCCGTCCCCATCCGCGACTTCTTATTGGAAGATAATGAAAATACCTATAATAAAGAAATTAGTAGAAGCAGCTGCGGACACAGCAATAGGAGCAACATAACCCTGGATGAAAGAATTGGCAACAACTTCATAGAAGAAGACAATAATGTTATTAAGAGAGGGACAATGGAAGAAGAAAGTAagtccaataataataataataataataaacatagTAGTTTCTCATTGTTTGGATTATCAAAAGGGCGCAAAGTGTGTCAAGTTAGCAACAAGGAAGAATTAGATAAAGAGAAGCAACAGAAGAGGAAGCTTGGTTTTGACGTGATCCATGCACTCAAGAGGCTTTTCagggggagaagagaaagagagaaagttGGTTTGCATGAGAGTGCTTATTCTTCTCACTCAGGGAACTTGATGAGGAAGAAAAAACCAGAATTGAGAGGAATTAGAAGAGGTGAATGTTCATCAGCACCAGCTTCCATGAGGGCTTCTCCAACAAACAGTGGCCTCTTGCTTGCAACTGCAACAACTCTTCCTACTTCAGCCGCCAATGACAGCACCATGGAAGAGTTGCAAGCAGCCATTCAAGCTGCCATTGCTCACTGCAAAAATTCTATTGCCAAAGAAGACAACAACCTCATCAAATGCACCTCATAG